ATCGGTGATCCCGTTTGTCAACGACCCAGTATGCCAGCGAGTACGTTTTACCGGGATCGGGGGGTACGAGAACCAATGTCTCGAGACGAACCACTCTGGTCGGAGACCTACGACCGGTTCGGGATTTCCGAGACGCTCGAGCCCTATCCCGACCAGCCGGTCCACTGCTTCCTCGAGGACGCCGCGAGCGAATACACAGAGCAGGGTCTCGTCCAGTTCGGCGAGCGGTACCGCTATCCCGAGGTGCTGGCGGACGTCGACCGACTGGCGACGGCACTGCGCGAGCGCGGCGTCGAGAAGGGGCGTCGCGTCGCGACGATCCTGCCGACGTCCGTCCAGTTCGTCGTCGCCTCGAACGCCGTCTCGCGGGCCGGCGGCGTCCACGTCCCGAACGATTTCCTCGACGCCGAAGCGGACCTCCGCGACCGGCTCGAGCGAAGCGACCCAGACGTATTGATCAGCCGCGGCGAACACCGCGAACTCGTTTGTTCGCTCGCGGAGGACCTCGATATCGGTGACGTCATCCTCACGTCGCTGGCTGATTACTCGGCGGATCCGCCGGCCGACCACGAGACCGTCGACGGAGCCGAGTGGCTACCGTCGGTCCTCGAGGGAACCGAACGAGCGCCCCCGGACGTCGATTTCGACGTCGAGAACGACGTCCACACGTTGCTCTTCACCGGCGGCACGACCGGCCGGCCGAAAGGGTGTCTCCTGACGCACCGAAACCTGGTGGCCAACGCCTTGCAGGCTGTCGCCGTGCAGTCCCAGCTCGCGGAGATACTCCGCGGCAGCGAGGCGGCGGTGATGGCGCTGCCGATGTATCACGCCTACGGCTACTCGATCACGAACTGTCTGCTCGAGCTCGCCCTCGACGTGTTGCTCGTCCCCGACGCGCGGAATACGGCGCTGATGGGCGACCTGATCGAGACCCACGAGCCGCTGGTCGTGTTCGGCGTTCCGACCCAGTTCACGGACCTCGTCGACGAGGAGCTGCCGGCGGGCGTGTTCGGCATCGCCGGCTCCGCACCTCTGGCGAACGAAACGAAATCAGCCTTCGAGCGCGAGGCCGGCGGCATCTCTCAGGGGTACGGCCTCTCCGAGATGTCCCCGCTCACTCACTTCGACGTCCACGGCGTTTACGGCCTTCTGACGAGCTCGTCGGACGAGAGCGGTCTCGACCATCCGTCCGTCGGCGTTCCCGTTCCGGACACGGACGTCCAGCTCCGCGACGTGGACTCGGGTGCGGAGATCCCCCTCGAGCGGGCTGCAGCGAAAGAACTCGAGGGCGAGCTGCTGGTAACCGGTCCGCAGCGGATGAAGGGGTATCTCGACGCCGATTCGGAGCCGTTCGACGAAGAAGGCTACGTCGCCACCGGCGACGTCGCGAAAGTCGATTCGTCAGGACGGTTCTACGTCGTCGACCGCGTCAAGCACATGATCAACGTCTCCGGATTGAAGGTGTATTCCGAGACAGTCGACGAGGTCCTGTACGGTCTCGAGGGCGTCAGACGACCCGCGACGATCGGCGTCCCAGACCCGGAGCGGCCCGGGAGCGAACGGGTCCACGTCGTCATCGAACCGGAACCCGACGCCGACCTTACCGCCGCCGACGTCGTCGACCACCTCGAGGGGGCGGTCCCGGAGCACGCGATGCCGGCCGAGGTGACCTTCCTGGAGTCGATTCCTCTGACTGATATGAAAAAGACGGACAAGGAGGTGTTGCGAAAGCGCGTGATGGCGACCAAAGACGCGTGAAGGAAGCCACTCTATTCACTCGCTTTCAGTCGGCCGGGGAAAACGGTGACGTAGCATCTTATTACCCTTTAATTCGACTGCATATATGATTTCTATATACTAATAACAACAATATAAAACTATTACTCGAGGCACTCCGTTGAACGAGACGACCGGAATGACCAAACCGCTTCGTGAGTCTCCAGCGACGATCGGCTTTCTCACGCTCGTCTGGTCGCTGTACGGGATCCGGCTACTCGTGGAGTCGCGGGTTGGACACGGGGTCGCCTCGTCCGTATTCGTCGTGCAGTACACGAATCTGGAGTACGTCTGGACGTGGTTCACAGCCCCGTTCGGCCACGTGAACGTCGTCCATCTCCTCGTCAACAGTCTGCTCGCACTCTATATTATTCCGGAGTCCGAGCGAACGTTCGGATTCAAAACGACGGGCGTAGGCTTTGTACTCGGTGGTGCGATGACGGCCGTCCTCGGAACCGTTTTCGTGGGTATGGTTCGGAGTCCGTTCCTCACTGCTGTTTCCGCGTCCGGTATGGGCTCGAGCATGGGGCTGTTCGTTCTGCTGGGGATGATTCTGGAACGGTATCGATCGTATCGGGTTCCGATTCGCGGTATCAGGCGTCTTCGTATACGGAACTCGACGTACTTCGTTGTGTTACTGTTGGTGAGTCTGTTCGGTGTCGGATTCGATATCTGGCGAGAGGTAACCGAGTTCAGCTTTCCCGGTTTGGGGCACGGATATCACGTTGTCGGTCTACTCATCGGATGGGCGTTCAGTCGTCTTCTCGACGGTAGCTACGCTATTCGGACTCTACGGTTGTAATCAGTACCTCCACAGTAGCACGAGTCCGTTGGCTGTCAGTTTCTGCTGAAGTAGCAGCGAAATCACACTCGCAATTTTCGGGATCGACGCTCCTCGTGTATCGAGACGGTACCGATCCGCCGCCAGCCACGGCACACATTATAAACCTCCGCGCATTCCACGGATCAAACTGTTCGACGCGCTTCTCGTCGTCACTCACGACGGGACTCACCATCGTGAGCCCGAGTCGAGAGCTATGACCGACGACCAACTCGTACGGCGGATCGACGCATCGCTCGAGAAACCCGACGCGGAACTCGAAGCCGACCTGCCGGACTTGCTCGACGAAATGGCCGGCCGAACCGATGACCTCGTCCGGGTGTATCCGGAGACGTTCGGTCGGGTGACCGATCGAATGGAGACGATGGACATCGCGTCGTTCGTCGCCGCGAATCCCGACACCGCCGACCAGTTTCAGGAGTTGCTCTGGGCCGGCATGAACGTCCTCGTCGAGACCTCGCCCGAGGTCCGGGAAGAAATCGACGACGACATCACCGTCACCTTCGAGGCCGAAGACTGCCCGATGGTGGGTCACCTCGAGGTCGACGCGGACGAGCGGACGATCCGCGGCGGTGCGGGTCGGCTGGACGACGCGATGCTCGAGATTACAGGCCCGGCGGAGACGCTCGTCGGCCTCATCGTCGGGAGCGTCGATCCGATTCAGGGCTACATCCAGCAGCGCTACGAGATGGACGGGCCGGTTCACAAGGGGACCCGCCTCGCCCCGATCATGACCTCGCTGTCGGAGCAGGTCCCCGCGGAGTCCTAGGATGCGCCTGACGGACGATCAACGGGCGTTTCGCGACGACCTCCGGGCGTACCTCGAGGACGAGATCGACCCGGTCGTCGACGAGCTGGATCGGAACGGACCGATGGTGCGCGACGAGCTGGAGGGCTATCTCG
This portion of the Natrinema salinisoli genome encodes:
- a CDS encoding rhomboid family intramembrane serine protease, with product MTKPLRESPATIGFLTLVWSLYGIRLLVESRVGHGVASSVFVVQYTNLEYVWTWFTAPFGHVNVVHLLVNSLLALYIIPESERTFGFKTTGVGFVLGGAMTAVLGTVFVGMVRSPFLTAVSASGMGSSMGLFVLLGMILERYRSYRVPIRGIRRLRIRNSTYFVVLLLVSLFGVGFDIWREVTEFSFPGLGHGYHVVGLLIGWAFSRLLDGSYAIRTLRL
- a CDS encoding AMP-binding protein codes for the protein MSRDEPLWSETYDRFGISETLEPYPDQPVHCFLEDAASEYTEQGLVQFGERYRYPEVLADVDRLATALRERGVEKGRRVATILPTSVQFVVASNAVSRAGGVHVPNDFLDAEADLRDRLERSDPDVLISRGEHRELVCSLAEDLDIGDVILTSLADYSADPPADHETVDGAEWLPSVLEGTERAPPDVDFDVENDVHTLLFTGGTTGRPKGCLLTHRNLVANALQAVAVQSQLAEILRGSEAAVMALPMYHAYGYSITNCLLELALDVLLVPDARNTALMGDLIETHEPLVVFGVPTQFTDLVDEELPAGVFGIAGSAPLANETKSAFEREAGGISQGYGLSEMSPLTHFDVHGVYGLLTSSSDESGLDHPSVGVPVPDTDVQLRDVDSGAEIPLERAAAKELEGELLVTGPQRMKGYLDADSEPFDEEGYVATGDVAKVDSSGRFYVVDRVKHMINVSGLKVYSETVDEVLYGLEGVRRPATIGVPDPERPGSERVHVVIEPEPDADLTAADVVDHLEGAVPEHAMPAEVTFLESIPLTDMKKTDKEVLRKRVMATKDA